CCGCCTCGGCAAAGATCGGCGCCATCATCTTGCAGGGGCCGCACCAGGCGGCCCAGAAGTCCACCACCACCGGCAGCTCGCTGCGCTCCACCAGGGCGCGGAAGTTGGCTGACGTCAGCTCGACCGGCTCGCCGGTAAACAGCGCCTGCTTGCACCGGCCGCACTTCGGGCCGTCGTGCAGGCGCGCCTGGCTGACGCGATTGATGGCGCCGCAGTGCGGGCAGCCGAGGGTCAGGGCGTCGGACATGGGGGCTCCGGGTCGGGGTCATTGATCTCGACTATGGCGCCTGGCCCCTCCCCCTTCAAGCGTCACCGCATCGCGCAGCCGGCCACGCTGCCTGCCATGCCCTGCGAGGGCCTTGCCGGACGGCCATCGTCGGCACATGCTATCTCCCTCTTCCGCCTGCCGAGATCCGCGATGAGTTCACGCCCCGACCCGCGCGTGCTGCTGCGCCTGCTGGGCCTGCTGGTCCCCTATCGATGGCGACTGGCCCTGGCGGCCCTGGCCCTGCTGGCGGCCTCGGGCAGCGTGCTGCTGCTTGGCCAGGGGCTGCGCCTGGTGATCGACCGCGGCTTCATGGCCGCCGACGGCGACGCTCTGAGCCACACCCTCGGGATGATGCTTGCCGTGGTGACGGTACTGGCCATGGCCTCGGCGCTGCGCTACTACCTGGTGACCTGGATCGGCGAGCGGCTGGCCGCCGACCTGCGCCGTCGGGTCTTCGACCACCTGCTTACCCTGGAGCCCGGCTTCTTCGAGAGCGCCCAGGCACCCGGCCAAGCCGCGGGCGAGATCACCTCGAGGCTCACCGCCGATACCAGCGTGCTGCAGAGCCTGTTCGGCTCCTCGGTCTCCCTGGCCCTGCGCAACCTGCTGATGCTCATCGGTGCCGTGGCGCTGATGCTGGTGACCCAGCCCTGGCTCTCGGCCATCGTCCTGCTAGGCATTCCCGCCACGGTGCTGCCGATCCTGTGGTTCGGGCGGCGGGTGCGGCGGCTCTCCCGCGCCAGCCAGGACCGGGTGGCGGAGCTCGGCCGCTATGCCGACGAAACGCTTACGGGCATCCGCACCGTCCAGGCATTCACCCACGAGCAGCTAGACCAGCGTGACTACGCGGGCCGCGTCGAGGAGGCCTTTTCCAGCGCCATCCAGCGCACCCGTCAGCGCGCCTGGCTGACCGGCATCGCCATGCTGGCCGTCTTCGCGGCGGTGGGCATCATGCTGTGGCAGGGCGGCCAGGCGGTGCTGGCCGGCACCATGACCGCCGGCGAGCTCTCGGCCTTCGTCTTCTATGCGGTGCTCGCGGCCGGCGCCGTGGCGACCCTGGCCGAGGTGGCCGGCGACGTGCAGCGCGCCGCGGGCGCCGCGGAGCGCCTGCTGGAGCTTCTCGATACCCGGCCGGCCATCGCGCCGCCGGCGCATCCGGTCCCACTGCCCGAGCCGCTCGCCGGCGAGCTGCGCTTCGAGGGGGTGAGCTTCACCTACCCGGGGCGGAAGACCCCAGCCCTGGCGGGGTTCGACCTGACCATCCAGCCGGGTGAGAGGGTGGCGCTGGTGGGCCCCTCCGGGGCCGGCAAGAGCACCCTGCTCGCCCTGCTGCTGCGCTTCCATGACCCCGACGCCGGCACCCTGCGCCTGGATGGCATCGACCTGCGCGAGCTGGACCCCGGCGCGCTGCGCTCGGCCCTGGGGCTGGTGGCCCAGGAGCCGGTGCTGTTCACCGGCAGCGTGGCCGACAACCTGCGCTACGGCGACCCCGAAGCGGATCTGGAGACCCTGCGCCGGGCGGCCCGGGACGCCAACGCCCTGGCCTTCATCGAGGCGCTGCCAAGGGGGTTCGACACCCCCCTCGGCCCGGGCGGGGTGCAGCTCTCCGGCGGCCAGCGCCAGCGCCTGGCCATTGCCCGGGCGCTGCTCAGGGATCCGCGGGTGCTGCTGCTGGACGAGGCCACCAGCGCCCTGGACGCCGAGAGCGAGCGGCTGGTGCAGCAGGCTCTGGACCGGCTGATGGTGGGGCGCACGAGCCTGGTGATCGCCCACCGGCTGGCGACGGTGGTGGCGGCGGACCGACTGCTGGTGCTGGACGAGGGCCGGCTGGTGGCCGCCGGCCGCCACTCGGAGCTGATGGCGTCGAGCCCGCTCTATCGCCACCTGGCGGAGCTGCAGTTCGGGCGGCATGCGTCGGCCTTGGTAACCGACACAACACCCCAGGCCCACAGCTGACCCCTCTAGCGCTCAGAAAAGCCCCAGCTGACGGTCGACCAGGCTGGCGAAGTCGTCGCCCACGAAGGGCAGGATGGCGTCGGCCACCGGCTGGAGCTGGCGGGTCAGGTAGTGGTCGGTGTCGATGGGCGAGCGGTGGGCCTCCAGGGGCTCGGGACCGGCCAGGGTCATCACGTAGCGGATCCAGCCGCCGTGCTGGTACTGGCGCGGCCGCCCGAGGCGGTCGTTCTCGGCATCGGCGAGCCTGGCCGCCCGCACGTGGGGCGGCACGTTGCGGCGGTAGTCTTCGAGGCGGCGGCGCAGCCGCTTGCGATAGACCAGCCGCTCGTCGAACTCCCCCGACCGGGCGCGCGCCAGGAAGGCCTGCACGTAGCCGCGCACGTACTCCCGCCAGGGCTCGCCGGTGAAGACCCGCCGGTAGAGCTCCTGCTGGAACGCCTTGGCGAGCTCCGTCCAGTCGGTGCGCACCGTCTCGAGCCCCTTGAACACCAGCCGCTCCTGGCCGTCCTTGTCCCGCACCAGCCCCGCATAGCGCTTCTTGCTGCCCGCCTCGGCGCCGCGGATGGTGGGCATCAGGAAGCGCCGATAGTGGGTCTCGAACTGCAGCTCCAGGGCACTCGCGAGGCCATACGCCTCGGCCAGGTGCTCGCGCCACCAGGCGTTGACCTGTTCCACCAGCCGATGGCCGATCGCGGCCGCCTCCGCTTCCTCGCAGGGGCGCCCCAGCCAGACGAAGGTGGAGTCGGCGTCGCCGTAGATAACGGTATACCCTTCACCCTCGATCAGCTCCCGGGTGCGGTGCATGATGGCGTGGCCGCGCATGGTGATCGAAGAGGCCAGCCGCGCATCGAAGAAGCGGCACCCCTTGGAGCCCAGCACCCCGTAGAAGCTGTTCATGATGATCTTGAGCGCCTGGGAGAGCGGCGCATTGCCGGCACGCTTGGCGGCCTCGCGCCCGGCCCAGACCCCCTCGACGATGGCCGGCAGGGCGTGGCGGGTACGCGAGAAGCGCGCGCCGCGAAAGCCCGGCACCGAGGCGGCGTCCGAAGGCTCGGCGAGCCCCTCCACCAGCCCCGCCGGGTCGATCAGGAAGCTGCGGATGATCGAGGGGTAGAGGCTCTTGAAGTCGAGCACCAGCACCGAATCGTAGAGGCCGGGGCGGGAATCCATGCCGAAGCCGCCGGGGCTCTCGGCGTTCTCTCCCTCGCCGAGGCTCGGCGCCACCAGGCCCAGGCGATGCAGCCGCGGCAGGTAGAGGTGGGTGAAGGCGGCCACCGATCCGCCGCTGCGGTCGGCGGGCAGGCCGGTTACCGCGGCCCGCTCGAGCAGGAAGTCCAGCAGTTCGGCCCTGGCGAAGATCCGCGTAACCAGCTCGCAGTCCTGTAGGTTGTAGCGGGCCAGCGCCGGCTTGTCCTCGGCGAACAGGCGCAGGATCTCGTCCAGGCGCTGGTAGGGGTTGTCGATCGCCTTGCCCTCGCCGAGCAGTTCCCGGGCCACGTTCTCAAGGCTGAAGGAGGGGAAGTGCCAGGTGGCCGAGCGCAGCGCCTCGATGCCGTCGATGATCAGCCGCCCGGCGGTAGCGGCGAAGAAGTGGTTGGGCTGATGGCCGTGGGCGCGCCACTCGAGCTCGCTGCCCCCGCGGCCGAGCCTGAGCGGCACGCCGAGCCGCTCGGCGTGGTCGCGCAGCACCCGCAGGTCGAACTGCACCAGGTTCCAGCCGATGATGGCGTCGGGGTCATGCTCGGCGAACCAGGCGTTGAGGCGCCGGAGCAACTCGGCGCGACTCGCGCAGTACTCGAGCGCGAAGTCGTGATCGCCCGCCGCCCCGTTGGCCGGCCCCAGCATATAGACCTGGCGCTGGCCGCACCCCTCAAGGGCGATGGAATAGAGCTCGCCTCGGCCGCTGGTCTCGATATCCAGCGACACCGTGCGCAGCCGCGGGCGATAGGCCGGGGCCGGGCGCAGGCGCGCCTCGGCTAGGCCGCCCTGTCCATCTACCTTGCCCGTGACCTCGACGGGGGCGGTGATAAAGCGCTCCATCAGATAGCGCTCCGGTGGGCGGATATCGGCCTCGTAGAGCGCCAGGCCGGCCTCCCCCAGGCGCCGCTCGAGCCGGAGCAGCTGGCGGTACTGTTCGCAGTAGAGGCCGAGCACGGGGCGGTGTTGGAAGTCGCGCAGCTCGAGCTCGCGCAGCGTCACGCCGGGCTCGCCGGCCAGCAGCGCCTCGGCCTGCGCTCGCTGCTCGGCGGGCAGGAAGGCCACCGATGTCTGAACCGGCAGGCGCACCAGCAGCGGCCCCTGGTCGGTGGCAAGCCACAGGGTGACCTCGGTGCCTCGGGGCGTGTCCTCCCAGTGGCGGGTCAGGATAAAGCCTTGGCGGGTGATGCCCTCACCCCGGGCGCTGCCATGGTGCGTCAACTGCCCTACTCCAGACCCGCCAGCCGGCGCAGGCCCAGGGTGGCCTCTGCCGTGGCCAGCCACGCCACCAGGCCGACATTGAGCGCCACGCAGCCCCAGAGGATGGCGCCGAAGGGCTGCTTGCGGGTCTTGTGGCGGAAGGCGCGCCGGGCCAGCAGCGCCCCGGGCCAGCCCCCCGCCAGAGCCACCAGATGCAGGGTCGACTCGGGGACGCGGCGGCGATCGCAACGAGCCGCGGCCTTGTCGATGCCGTAGAGGGCCGCGGCCGCCAGGCTCGCCGGCAGGTAGAGGCCGATCAGCCAGGTCATTTGGCCGGCACCTCGATGATCAGATCCGATGTGAACAACGGTGGGTTGAACTCGTCGGGATACCCGCCAGGGTTGGCGACAATACGCGTTCCCGACACTTCCAGGTCTACCGGCTCATGCACATGGCCGTGGACCCACAGGTCCATGCGGCCCATCAGCCGCGGCAGATGGGAGGCGAAGGCCGGCGACAGGGCATCACCGCGGTAGCGCGGCGGAATACCCTCGGCCGGGGGGGCATGGTGGCTAATCACCACCCGGGGACCGCTGAACGGCTCCACAAGCTCCGCCTCCAGCCAGGCCAGCGCCTCGGCATGCAGGCGGCGGCTCTCGGCCGGGGTGAAGACCTCCCCTTCCGGCTGCTCGATGATGCGGAAATCCGGCATCAGGGCCAGCGCCCTGGCCTCGGTCAGCGCCGGGTCGTGATCGGGCTGGCCGGCATGGAGGGCGAAATCGGTCCATAGGGTCGTGCCGTGGAAACATACACCGCCGAGGGTCAGGGTGTGATTGTCCAGCAGATGGATGCCCAGCCGAGCGGCTTCGGTAGCCAGTTCACGGCGCAGGGCCGGCATGCAGGTGCCGTAGAATTCGTGGTTGCCGGGTACATAGAGGATCGGCGTACCGGCGAAGCACTCTGCTGCCCAGGCGAGCCCACGGGTGCCAGAGTGAATGTCACCGGCCAGGATTACCGCATCGGCGTTGACCTCCGGCAGCTCCCT
The Halomonas alkalicola DNA segment above includes these coding regions:
- the trxC gene encoding thioredoxin TrxC: MSDALTLGCPHCGAINRVSQARLHDGPKCGRCKQALFTGEPVELTSANFRALVERSELPVVVDFWAAWCGPCKMMAPIFAEAARELEPRMRFAKLDTEAQQPLAGRFGIRSIPTLIVFRNGQEVARQPGLLQGPQLRQWLSPHLA
- a CDS encoding ABC transporter transmembrane domain-containing protein, producing the protein MSSRPDPRVLLRLLGLLVPYRWRLALAALALLAASGSVLLLGQGLRLVIDRGFMAADGDALSHTLGMMLAVVTVLAMASALRYYLVTWIGERLAADLRRRVFDHLLTLEPGFFESAQAPGQAAGEITSRLTADTSVLQSLFGSSVSLALRNLLMLIGAVALMLVTQPWLSAIVLLGIPATVLPILWFGRRVRRLSRASQDRVAELGRYADETLTGIRTVQAFTHEQLDQRDYAGRVEEAFSSAIQRTRQRAWLTGIAMLAVFAAVGIMLWQGGQAVLAGTMTAGELSAFVFYAVLAAGAVATLAEVAGDVQRAAGAAERLLELLDTRPAIAPPAHPVPLPEPLAGELRFEGVSFTYPGRKTPALAGFDLTIQPGERVALVGPSGAGKSTLLALLLRFHDPDAGTLRLDGIDLRELDPGALRSALGLVAQEPVLFTGSVADNLRYGDPEADLETLRRAARDANALAFIEALPRGFDTPLGPGGVQLSGGQRQRLAIARALLRDPRVLLLDEATSALDAESERLVQQALDRLMVGRTSLVIAHRLATVVAADRLLVLDEGRLVAAGRHSELMASSPLYRHLAELQFGRHASALVTDTTPQAHS
- a CDS encoding DNA polymerase II, with the translated sequence MTHHGSARGEGITRQGFILTRHWEDTPRGTEVTLWLATDQGPLLVRLPVQTSVAFLPAEQRAQAEALLAGEPGVTLRELELRDFQHRPVLGLYCEQYRQLLRLERRLGEAGLALYEADIRPPERYLMERFITAPVEVTGKVDGQGGLAEARLRPAPAYRPRLRTVSLDIETSGRGELYSIALEGCGQRQVYMLGPANGAAGDHDFALEYCASRAELLRRLNAWFAEHDPDAIIGWNLVQFDLRVLRDHAERLGVPLRLGRGGSELEWRAHGHQPNHFFAATAGRLIIDGIEALRSATWHFPSFSLENVARELLGEGKAIDNPYQRLDEILRLFAEDKPALARYNLQDCELVTRIFARAELLDFLLERAAVTGLPADRSGGSVAAFTHLYLPRLHRLGLVAPSLGEGENAESPGGFGMDSRPGLYDSVLVLDFKSLYPSIIRSFLIDPAGLVEGLAEPSDAASVPGFRGARFSRTRHALPAIVEGVWAGREAAKRAGNAPLSQALKIIMNSFYGVLGSKGCRFFDARLASSITMRGHAIMHRTRELIEGEGYTVIYGDADSTFVWLGRPCEEAEAAAIGHRLVEQVNAWWREHLAEAYGLASALELQFETHYRRFLMPTIRGAEAGSKKRYAGLVRDKDGQERLVFKGLETVRTDWTELAKAFQQELYRRVFTGEPWREYVRGYVQAFLARARSGEFDERLVYRKRLRRRLEDYRRNVPPHVRAARLADAENDRLGRPRQYQHGGWIRYVMTLAGPEPLEAHRSPIDTDHYLTRQLQPVADAILPFVGDDFASLVDRQLGLF
- a CDS encoding DUF1294 domain-containing protein, translated to MTWLIGLYLPASLAAAALYGIDKAAARCDRRRVPESTLHLVALAGGWPGALLARRAFRHKTRKQPFGAILWGCVALNVGLVAWLATAEATLGLRRLAGLE
- a CDS encoding metallophosphoesterase, which gives rise to MRLRVLSDLHLEHFDTARELPEVNADAVILAGDIHSGTRGLAWAAECFAGTPILYVPGNHEFYGTCMPALRRELATEAARLGIHLLDNHTLTLGGVCFHGTTLWTDFALHAGQPDHDPALTEARALALMPDFRIIEQPEGEVFTPAESRRLHAEALAWLEAELVEPFSGPRVVISHHAPPAEGIPPRYRGDALSPAFASHLPRLMGRMDLWVHGHVHEPVDLEVSGTRIVANPGGYPDEFNPPLFTSDLIIEVPAK